In Gracilimonas sp., a single window of DNA contains:
- a CDS encoding DUF4856 domain-containing protein, protein MKLNKLFVLTLTSIVMISCGSNDDPQIDVPANYEFTRNGESTVSFTGQTTRIKMTTELVGAINDFDNSTKELLLQMYRNQTADGGDANPYSDEELNAATKNVKSKVAASTDYFSTNTTVSAELKNQFETWLINQIEEVYPNENTMAEPGQPGQIADGSSTRYVNGKGFEYNQLVGKSLIGALMTDQILNNYISTSVLDAGTNREDNNNGTLAEGSNYTNMEHKWDEAYGYLYGTATDLSNPVPTTGDDDAFLNKYLGRLEADEDFAGISQEVFDAFKLGRAAIVAGEYAVRDKQAQIIRENLSKAIAVRAVYYLQSGKNALDQETPDYGAAFHDLSEGYGFIFSLQFTRVPNSDSPYLTKTDVDGFLAQLTQGNGLWEVTPQTLDNIAQEIAGQFDFTIEEAAN, encoded by the coding sequence ATGAAGCTTAACAAACTATTCGTCCTTACCTTAACCTCCATCGTTATGATCTCATGTGGTTCTAATGATGATCCGCAAATTGACGTCCCTGCCAACTACGAATTTACCCGAAACGGGGAATCAACTGTTTCCTTCACCGGACAAACAACCCGCATTAAAATGACCACCGAACTTGTTGGTGCCATTAATGACTTTGATAATTCTACCAAAGAACTTTTACTGCAAATGTACCGAAACCAAACTGCAGACGGTGGAGATGCGAATCCATATTCAGATGAGGAATTGAATGCTGCAACCAAGAATGTTAAAAGTAAAGTAGCTGCATCCACAGATTACTTCTCTACAAATACTACCGTTAGTGCCGAACTCAAAAATCAGTTTGAAACCTGGCTGATAAACCAAATTGAAGAAGTCTATCCCAATGAGAATACCATGGCAGAGCCCGGTCAACCCGGACAAATTGCCGATGGCTCTTCAACTCGATATGTAAACGGTAAAGGCTTTGAATACAACCAATTGGTTGGTAAAAGCTTGATCGGTGCATTAATGACCGACCAAATACTAAATAATTATATCAGTACTTCTGTACTGGATGCCGGAACAAATCGTGAAGACAACAATAACGGCACCCTTGCTGAAGGCTCAAATTATACCAATATGGAACATAAGTGGGATGAAGCCTATGGATACCTCTATGGCACGGCTACAGACCTTTCTAATCCTGTTCCAACTACTGGCGATGACGATGCCTTCCTTAACAAGTATTTAGGCCGTCTTGAAGCGGATGAAGATTTTGCAGGTATTTCACAAGAAGTATTTGATGCTTTTAAATTAGGCCGTGCTGCTATTGTGGCCGGAGAATATGCTGTTCGTGACAAACAGGCTCAAATCATTCGAGAAAATCTGTCTAAGGCCATTGCTGTTCGAGCGGTATATTACCTTCAATCCGGGAAAAATGCTTTAGATCAAGAAACACCTGACTATGGAGCAGCCTTCCATGATCTGTCAGAAGGATATGGATTTATCTTCAGCCTTCAGTTTACCCGTGTTCCAAATTCAGACAGTCCGTATCTTACTAAAACAGATGTAGATGGATTTCTTGCTCAGCTTACTCAAGGGAATGGACTTTGGGAGGTTACCCCGCAAACGCTGGATAACATCGCACAAGAAATTGCTGGTCAATTCGATTTCACTATCGAAGAAGCTGCTAACTAA
- a CDS encoding imelysin family protein: protein MKKIAIILLTLFALWSCTKDGPSGPNVDDFDREAILVNWSDNIIIPSFTAFSGSADQLHSDASAFAQAPTLQNLEILRNSWKSAYLAFQHVSMFEMGKAMELRFRDNLNIYPTDTTEIETNIMEGNYNLELSSLNDSQGFPALDYMLNGLGANDTETLAFYTTHENSNGYLTYLTDLTARIQFLSSEVLTDWTSGYRDEFVSNSGNGANSSLDMMVNDYIYYYEKHLRAGKIGIPAGVFSGSPLSTHVEAYYSDAFSKSLFNEALNASQNFFNGTHFESNTSGESLKSYLDFLNTMKDGTDLATLINNQFDAAREEAKILNDNFAEQVESNNNLMLSTYDQLQLNVVYMKVDMLQALNINVDYVDADGD, encoded by the coding sequence ATGAAAAAAATTGCGATCATTTTACTTACTCTTTTTGCATTATGGAGTTGCACCAAAGATGGTCCTTCCGGCCCTAATGTAGATGATTTTGACAGGGAGGCTATTCTTGTAAACTGGTCTGATAATATTATTATCCCTTCTTTTACAGCTTTTTCAGGCTCTGCCGACCAGTTACACTCAGATGCGTCAGCTTTTGCTCAAGCACCAACGCTCCAAAATCTTGAAATACTACGCAATTCCTGGAAATCTGCATACCTGGCCTTTCAGCATGTTTCTATGTTTGAAATGGGAAAAGCCATGGAGCTTCGCTTTCGCGATAACCTGAATATCTATCCCACCGACACAACAGAAATTGAGACTAACATCATGGAAGGCAACTATAACCTAGAGCTGTCTTCACTAAACGACAGTCAGGGATTCCCTGCACTCGATTACATGCTAAATGGATTGGGTGCAAATGATACTGAGACCCTGGCTTTCTACACTACCCATGAAAACTCGAACGGATATCTCACCTACCTAACAGATCTCACTGCTCGTATTCAATTTCTTTCAAGTGAGGTCTTGACAGACTGGACTTCCGGATACCGTGATGAATTTGTAAGTAACTCCGGTAATGGCGCGAATTCTTCTCTGGATATGATGGTAAATGATTATATCTACTATTATGAAAAACATCTTCGTGCAGGTAAAATTGGTATTCCTGCAGGTGTATTTTCCGGCTCACCACTCAGCACTCATGTAGAAGCTTATTACAGTGATGCTTTTTCCAAATCCTTATTCAACGAAGCATTAAATGCCTCTCAGAATTTCTTCAACGGTACACATTTTGAAAGTAATACTTCCGGTGAAAGCCTGAAATCATATCTCGATTTCCTAAATACAATGAAAGATGGAACTGATCTTGCAACCCTCATCAACAACCAGTTTGATGCTGCAAGAGAGGAAGCTAAAATCCTGAATGATAATTTTGCGGAGCAGGTGGAGTCTAATAATAACTTAATGCTCTCCACCTACGATCAACTGCAATTGAATGTTGTTTACATGAAAGTGGATATGCTTCAGGCACTGAACATCAACGTGGATTATGTTGATGCTGACGGTGATTAA
- a CDS encoding HTTM domain-containing protein: MNTNSIRSYLNTSTNAAPLAVFRIFFGILMLISIVRFAANGWIEKLYIEPDFFFSYYGFEWVQPLGEWTYLIFLICGLSSVFITLGYKYRISIIVFFLSFTYIELMDKTTYLNHYYFISILSFLMIFLPAHAYYSLDAYKDENLRSQQVPKWSIDSIKFLLFIVYFYAGLAKLNSDWLFKAMPLQIWLPAKYSIPILGDLLQQTWTHYAFAWAGALYDLTIPFLLLYKRTRIIAFAMVVVFHLLTRVLFPIGMFPYIMIASALIFFDAGLHNRILEYTSKWFKISKSFFDNGADYSFPKAWIRKASVSMVAVFFMIQLLVPFRYMLYPGELFWTEEGYRFSWRVMLMEKAGYANFKVVDPENRQRFYVDNTKFLTRFQEKQMSSQPDFILEYAHFLEDHYQQQGIKDPEIYVDSYVALNGRQSRRYVDPEVDLTTIQPSLKHRTWLLPFDDEIKGL, translated from the coding sequence GTGAATACCAATTCGATCCGGTCATATCTCAATACTTCAACCAATGCTGCTCCATTAGCTGTTTTCCGGATTTTTTTCGGAATTTTGATGCTAATCAGCATTGTTCGCTTTGCGGCCAATGGCTGGATCGAAAAGCTGTATATAGAACCGGATTTCTTCTTTTCCTATTATGGCTTTGAGTGGGTTCAGCCATTGGGCGAATGGACTTATCTGATCTTTCTCATTTGCGGACTTTCCTCCGTTTTTATTACCCTTGGATATAAGTACCGCATTTCCATCATCGTTTTTTTCCTCAGTTTCACCTACATCGAGCTGATGGACAAAACCACTTACCTCAATCATTATTACTTCATCAGTATCCTCAGTTTTCTGATGATCTTTCTGCCTGCTCACGCTTATTATTCCCTGGATGCATACAAAGACGAAAATCTTCGGTCTCAACAAGTTCCTAAATGGAGCATTGATTCAATTAAATTCCTGCTTTTTATTGTATATTTCTATGCAGGACTTGCCAAACTCAATTCCGATTGGTTATTCAAGGCCATGCCTCTGCAGATCTGGTTGCCGGCCAAATATTCTATCCCAATTTTAGGAGACCTGCTTCAGCAAACCTGGACACATTACGCCTTTGCATGGGCGGGCGCCCTTTACGACCTTACCATTCCTTTTCTTTTGCTTTATAAAAGGACCCGAATTATTGCTTTTGCGATGGTAGTCGTTTTTCATCTACTCACTCGTGTTTTATTTCCCATCGGGATGTTCCCTTACATCATGATCGCCAGTGCCCTTATCTTTTTTGATGCCGGTTTGCACAACCGAATACTTGAATATACTTCTAAGTGGTTCAAAATCAGTAAATCCTTTTTTGATAACGGGGCTGATTATTCCTTCCCTAAGGCTTGGATCCGAAAAGCTTCAGTTAGTATGGTAGCCGTCTTTTTTATGATTCAGTTGCTTGTTCCCTTTCGATATATGCTGTATCCCGGAGAGCTTTTTTGGACAGAGGAAGGCTACCGATTCTCCTGGCGGGTGATGTTGATGGAAAAAGCCGGATATGCCAATTTTAAAGTGGTAGATCCTGAAAATAGACAACGATTTTATGTAGATAACACAAAATTTCTGACCCGGTTCCAGGAAAAACAAATGTCCAGCCAACCTGATTTCATTTTAGAATATGCCCATTTTCTGGAAGATCATTATCAGCAGCAAGGCATCAAAGATCCCGAAATTTATGTAGACAGTTATGTGGCTTTGAATGGACGACAAAGCCGACGTTATGTTGATCCTGAGGTCGACCTGACCACTATTCAACCTTCACTGAAACACCGAACCTGGTTACTCCCTTTTGACGATGAGATTAAAGGACTTTAG
- a CDS encoding TonB-dependent receptor, with amino-acid sequence MRLKDFSLFIIFSLLSISALAQHQISGYITDAETGEPIEDVDIYDNNAGKSFQTNENGYFEINNLPYGNYNLFFFKLGYEIVNKTIILDGNNSDFNFELKKLSGEMSDVAVIDQRDKVFGLTRLREVEGTSIYAGKKNEVISIEQMVVNTSSNNARQIYGQISGLNIYESNDAGLQLNIGGRGLDPNRSSNFNIRQNGYDISADVLGYPESYYTPPAEGLQEIQVIRGAASLQYGTQFGGLVNFRMKKPVKDKAIEVISRQSTGSDKLFTTFNSVSGTVGKVGYYGYYNFKKGDGFRPNSNFESDNLYFYTNYQFSEQTKIGLDFTYLNYLAQQPGGLTDAQFYRDPTFSNRTRNWFDVNWKLASINFEHEFSYKTKLSILAYGLDASRKSVGFRTNRVSQEDDPESPRDLILGDFNNWGTEARLLNRYSIGEKNAVFLIGSKYYNSRNTSVQGPGSASAEADFTLADEQFSNYPNQSDFTFPNQNLAIFGENIFYVKENFSITPGFRFEYIKTQSRGTFKRVNFDLAGNPIQNQTFEDNRTFDRSFLLLGTGLSYLPNSNTELYGNFSQNYRSVTFNDIRVVNPTFQIDPEITDESGFTTDFGIRGSLGESISYDLGGFGLLYDNRIGEVLRAETRINAEGNREETGRVVRYRGNIGRAFMYGIESLFKVNILPLLNKDQRDIKFSVFANTALTQSEYFDSEIAGVKGNEVEFIPLLNMKTGLTIGYKNLIGSLQYTFVSNQYTDASNAEQNPNDNQSGIRGEIPAYEIVDLSLSWSYKKIKVESGINNVLNSWYFTRRATGYPGPGIIPSPPRTFYATVQFRIGT; translated from the coding sequence ATGAGATTAAAGGACTTTAGTCTGTTTATTATTTTTTCCCTGCTTTCAATTTCTGCTTTAGCACAACATCAGATCTCAGGATATATCACCGATGCAGAAACCGGAGAGCCTATTGAGGATGTTGACATCTATGACAACAACGCCGGAAAGTCTTTCCAAACTAATGAAAATGGGTACTTCGAAATAAACAACCTCCCCTATGGAAACTATAATCTCTTCTTTTTTAAGCTTGGATATGAAATTGTAAATAAAACTATCATTCTGGATGGTAATAATTCGGATTTTAATTTTGAATTAAAGAAACTATCCGGCGAAATGTCTGATGTGGCTGTCATCGATCAGAGAGATAAAGTTTTTGGATTAACAAGGCTTCGGGAGGTGGAAGGAACTTCTATTTATGCAGGAAAGAAAAACGAAGTTATCTCCATTGAACAAATGGTAGTAAATACTTCCTCAAATAATGCCAGACAGATCTACGGCCAGATATCCGGACTGAACATTTATGAATCCAATGATGCAGGTTTACAGCTAAACATTGGCGGGCGCGGACTTGATCCCAATCGATCTTCCAACTTTAATATCCGCCAAAACGGATATGATATAAGTGCCGATGTTTTGGGATACCCGGAAAGCTATTACACACCTCCGGCCGAAGGGCTTCAGGAAATACAGGTTATTCGCGGAGCGGCTTCCCTGCAATATGGAACTCAGTTTGGCGGATTGGTTAATTTCCGCATGAAGAAACCCGTAAAAGACAAGGCCATTGAAGTTATTTCACGTCAATCTACAGGTTCTGATAAACTCTTTACTACATTCAATAGCGTAAGCGGAACTGTTGGAAAGGTAGGCTACTATGGCTATTACAATTTTAAAAAGGGAGACGGATTTCGGCCCAATTCCAATTTCGAATCGGACAACCTTTATTTCTACACAAATTATCAATTCAGTGAACAAACCAAAATCGGGCTGGACTTCACTTATCTGAATTACCTTGCCCAGCAGCCCGGAGGGTTGACTGATGCCCAGTTCTATAGAGATCCAACCTTTAGTAACCGAACCCGTAACTGGTTTGACGTGAACTGGAAACTGGCTTCTATAAATTTCGAGCATGAGTTTTCCTATAAAACTAAGCTGAGTATTCTTGCTTATGGTCTTGATGCCTCCCGAAAATCAGTTGGATTCCGAACCAACCGCGTGTCTCAAGAAGACGACCCAGAATCACCTCGTGACCTTATCCTGGGGGATTTCAATAACTGGGGAACAGAAGCACGCCTGTTGAACCGATATTCAATCGGAGAAAAAAATGCTGTGTTTCTGATCGGAAGCAAATATTACAATTCCAGAAATACCTCCGTTCAGGGACCCGGTAGCGCGAGTGCTGAAGCTGATTTTACCTTAGCTGACGAGCAATTTTCAAATTATCCCAATCAATCCGATTTTACCTTTCCCAACCAAAACCTCGCAATATTCGGCGAGAACATTTTTTATGTGAAAGAGAATTTTTCTATAACCCCGGGATTTCGATTTGAGTACATCAAAACACAAAGCCGGGGAACTTTCAAGCGTGTTAATTTTGATTTGGCCGGAAATCCTATTCAAAATCAGACTTTTGAAGACAATCGAACGTTTGACCGAAGTTTTTTACTGCTTGGCACGGGACTCAGTTACCTCCCCAATTCAAATACGGAACTTTACGGAAACTTCTCTCAAAACTATCGCTCCGTAACTTTTAATGATATCAGGGTTGTAAATCCCACATTCCAGATTGATCCTGAGATCACTGATGAAAGCGGTTTTACCACTGATTTTGGTATACGCGGAAGCCTTGGAGAAAGTATTTCTTATGATCTCGGTGGCTTTGGATTGCTCTATGACAACCGCATCGGGGAAGTTTTAAGAGCTGAGACACGTATTAATGCAGAAGGAAACAGAGAGGAAACGGGGCGTGTTGTTCGTTACCGAGGAAATATCGGGCGGGCTTTTATGTATGGAATAGAAAGTTTGTTTAAGGTGAATATTTTACCACTTTTGAACAAAGACCAACGAGATATAAAGTTTTCTGTTTTTGCGAATACAGCACTTACCCAATCCGAATATTTCGATTCTGAGATTGCCGGCGTAAAAGGCAATGAGGTTGAATTTATTCCTCTACTCAATATGAAAACAGGACTTACGATCGGTTACAAAAATTTGATTGGCTCATTGCAATACACCTTCGTCTCCAATCAATACACGGATGCTTCAAATGCCGAACAAAATCCGAATGATAACCAAAGCGGCATCCGTGGCGAGATCCCGGCATATGAAATAGTCGATCTTTCCCTGTCTTGGTCTTACAAGAAAATTAAGGTTGAATCAGGCATCAACAATGTCCTGAATTCCTGGTATTTTACCCGACGAGCCACCGGTTATCCGGGCCCGGGCATTATTCCATCCCCACCAAGAACCTTTTATGCCACAGTCCAATTTAGAATTGGGACATGA
- a CDS encoding TonB-dependent receptor — MHYFIKILLFTAIIVLRSISLSAQDSGSISGIILSNNKPIPSATVGIESLNKGTFSDDDGQFLLQNIPEGEYTISVSAVGLQPFKQNIFVEANEQLFLELKLRISITELEQVIVTGTLKETTIKDSPVKVSWISGQALEKSASENLMDAVKYINGLYNQVDCAVCGTNNIRINGMAGPYTAVLIDGMPIMGALASVYGLNGINPNIIQNLEIIKGPNSTLYGSQAMGGVVNIITKDPGSSPMFSIQANTSTHLEHNLNLAYAPNFDKSHVLFSSSLFHSNTFIDENNDGFSDLTQDTRFTFFNKWSFERPDFKKASFGAKLYLEERMGGVEAFDHSVRGSDEIYGESIYTNRIELFGSYDLPFSPENFWIDASYAYHHQDSYYGDYNYKASQQTFFSNLIWDKSFSKKSDLLAGAAIHYDILDQLFNHNVVDGGSADKRFVPGVFLQYDHRWNDTFRTLAGIRADHHLDHGVIFSPRFNAKIKPGSHTTFRLNVGTGFRIVNLFTEEHEALTGSREVIVAESLNPERSVNLALNLNQIIDIGPYSILNTDFDIFYTRFSNQIIPDYDTSNQIIYTNLDGHSVSRGISLSMAHNFIAPLTYMVGVTVQDVFSVENGVKEDLLFAPNYTAVFNATYTLQEWKLTLDYTGRINGKIKLPDYPNRNQFSEAFTEQNIKFSKRFNSGIQIFVSGKNLFNYTQPSPIIAPDRPFSDEFATDYVFGPIQGRRFLAGISFDLE; from the coding sequence ATGCATTATTTCATCAAAATCCTGCTTTTTACCGCTATTATCGTTTTACGATCCATTTCACTTTCCGCTCAAGATTCTGGAAGTATTTCTGGAATTATACTTTCTAATAATAAACCAATTCCATCCGCTACAGTTGGTATAGAATCATTAAATAAAGGAACATTTTCAGATGATGACGGGCAATTTCTCCTTCAAAATATTCCTGAGGGTGAATACACCATTTCGGTAAGTGCTGTTGGGTTGCAACCTTTTAAACAAAACATCTTTGTAGAAGCTAATGAACAGCTATTTCTAGAGCTAAAATTACGTATTTCAATAACAGAGTTAGAGCAGGTGATAGTGACCGGGACTTTGAAAGAAACCACCATCAAAGATTCTCCTGTAAAAGTCAGCTGGATATCCGGTCAGGCACTTGAAAAGTCAGCTTCAGAAAACCTGATGGATGCGGTTAAATATATCAACGGTTTATATAACCAGGTTGATTGCGCAGTTTGTGGCACCAACAACATTCGCATTAACGGAATGGCAGGGCCTTATACAGCCGTACTTATTGACGGTATGCCGATAATGGGTGCACTTGCTTCAGTGTATGGGCTGAATGGTATCAACCCAAACATCATTCAGAATCTGGAAATTATTAAGGGCCCAAACTCTACTTTATACGGAAGCCAGGCAATGGGTGGAGTTGTAAATATTATCACCAAAGACCCCGGCTCTTCCCCGATGTTTTCAATTCAGGCCAATACCAGTACTCATCTCGAACATAACTTGAATTTGGCCTATGCCCCTAATTTTGATAAATCGCATGTCTTATTTAGTAGCAGCTTATTTCATTCAAATACATTTATTGATGAAAATAATGATGGGTTTTCAGATTTAACTCAGGATACCCGTTTCACCTTTTTCAACAAGTGGAGTTTTGAACGGCCGGACTTTAAGAAAGCTTCGTTTGGTGCAAAACTGTATCTCGAAGAACGCATGGGCGGGGTTGAAGCATTTGATCATTCTGTAAGGGGGAGCGATGAAATATATGGTGAATCTATTTACACAAATAGGATAGAACTTTTCGGAAGCTATGATTTGCCTTTTAGCCCCGAAAATTTTTGGATAGATGCATCCTATGCCTACCACCACCAAGATAGTTACTACGGAGATTATAACTACAAAGCCAGCCAGCAAACCTTTTTCTCCAATTTAATTTGGGATAAATCTTTTTCAAAAAAAAGTGATTTACTTGCAGGAGCAGCGATTCATTACGATATACTCGACCAGCTTTTTAACCATAATGTTGTTGATGGAGGTTCTGCAGATAAACGATTTGTTCCCGGAGTTTTTCTTCAATACGACCACAGGTGGAATGATACCTTCCGAACACTTGCAGGAATACGAGCCGATCATCATTTAGATCACGGGGTAATTTTCTCTCCCAGGTTTAATGCCAAAATTAAACCCGGCAGCCATACCACTTTTAGGTTAAATGTAGGAACCGGATTCAGAATTGTAAACCTGTTTACTGAAGAACATGAAGCATTGACAGGTTCCAGGGAGGTTATAGTTGCAGAATCTCTAAATCCAGAACGCTCGGTAAATCTGGCTTTGAATTTGAATCAGATTATAGATATCGGCCCTTACTCTATTCTGAATACCGATTTCGATATCTTCTATACCCGGTTTTCAAATCAAATCATACCAGATTATGATACATCCAATCAAATCATTTATACTAATTTAGATGGACACTCGGTCTCAAGAGGAATTTCATTAAGTATGGCCCATAACTTTATAGCACCGCTCACTTATATGGTTGGGGTTACCGTTCAGGATGTGTTCAGTGTTGAAAATGGGGTTAAAGAAGATCTGCTATTTGCACCAAATTACACGGCTGTTTTTAATGCTACTTATACCCTTCAAGAATGGAAGCTGACGCTAGATTATACCGGTCGAATAAATGGAAAAATAAAGCTGCCGGATTATCCTAACCGAAATCAATTCTCTGAAGCTTTTACTGAGCAAAATATCAAATTTAGCAAGCGCTTTAATAGTGGAATCCAAATTTTTGTTTCGGGTAAAAACTTATTCAACTATACCCAGCCGAGCCCAATAATTGCCCCGGATCGCCCTTTTAGTGACGAGTTTGCCACCGATTATGTATTTGGCCCCATTCAGGGAAGGCGATTTTTAGCAGGCATTTCCTTTGACCTGGAATGA